Proteins encoded by one window of Pirellulales bacterium:
- a CDS encoding helix-turn-helix domain-containing protein encodes MRCIDLAQWSNVGRVGDRFGQPVRTGSAARFLNALGTLPRAINRTLLEIHAMVARAKAAGLVAGDSLCPRTVQDIKRFYEPAERTLAPKAPEPLIGAKATAKMLAISEQTVWAMAKRGDLPCVRFAKKIVRFDRSDILAWIGGHKVAPRTQ; translated from the coding sequence ATGCGCTGCATCGACCTGGCCCAGTGGTCGAACGTCGGCCGCGTCGGCGACCGGTTCGGCCAACCGGTCCGGACAGGATCGGCGGCCCGATTCCTTAATGCTCTCGGCACGTTGCCGCGGGCAATCAACCGAACCCTTTTGGAGATTCACGCGATGGTGGCACGAGCGAAAGCAGCGGGGCTAGTGGCCGGCGATAGTCTTTGTCCGCGGACGGTACAAGACATCAAGCGGTTTTACGAACCGGCCGAGCGGACGCTTGCGCCGAAAGCGCCGGAGCCACTGATCGGTGCAAAGGCGACCGCCAAGATGCTCGCTATTTCGGAGCAAACAGTTTGGGCGATGGCCAAGCGGGGCGATTTACCATGTGTGCGGTTCGCCAAGAAAATCGTGCGGTTCGATCGTTCAGACATTTTGGCCTGGATCGGCGGACATAAGGTTGCGCCCAGGACTCAGTAA